One stretch of Niallia sp. XMNu-256 DNA includes these proteins:
- the lysS gene encoding lysine--tRNA ligase translates to MSHEEINDQMQVRREKLNDLRERGLDPFGKRFERSHLATEIVEKYGEVEKEELDNQNVEVTIAGRVMTKRGKGKAGFAHIQDLSGQIQIYVRQDAVGSEQYEIFNLVDLGDIVGITGQVFKTKVGELSVKATSFTILTKSLRPLPEKFHGLKDVEQRYRQRYLDLIMSQDSKQTFITRSQIIRSMRNYLDSNGYLEVETPMMHSIAGGAAARPFITHHNALDMELYMRIAIELHLKRLIVGGIEKVYEIGRVFRNEGVSTRHNPEFTMIELYEAYADYQDIMSLTENLIAHVAQEVLGTTTVQYGEYEVDLKPQWKRLHMVDAIKEYTGVDFWGVTTTEEARKLANENGIEIKDAMEYGHIVNEFFEQRVEEKLIQPTFIFGHPVEISPLAKKNPEDPRFTDRFELFIVAREHANAFTELNDPIDQRERFEAQLKERELGNDEAHEMDEDFVEALEYGMPPTGGLGIGIDRLVMLLTNSPSIRDVLLFPLMRHK, encoded by the coding sequence ATGAGTCATGAAGAAATAAATGACCAAATGCAGGTTAGGAGGGAAAAACTAAACGATTTACGTGAAAGAGGACTTGATCCATTCGGTAAACGATTTGAACGCTCTCACCTCGCAACAGAAATTGTTGAAAAATACGGAGAGGTAGAAAAAGAAGAGTTAGATAATCAAAATGTTGAAGTTACCATTGCGGGTCGTGTAATGACAAAACGCGGTAAAGGGAAAGCAGGTTTTGCTCATATTCAGGACTTAAGTGGACAAATACAAATATATGTTCGCCAAGACGCAGTAGGTTCTGAGCAATATGAAATCTTTAATCTTGTTGATCTAGGAGATATCGTTGGAATAACTGGACAAGTTTTTAAAACAAAAGTCGGGGAATTATCAGTTAAAGCTACAAGCTTTACTATTCTGACGAAATCACTGCGCCCATTGCCAGAAAAGTTCCACGGCTTAAAAGATGTAGAACAAAGATATCGCCAACGCTATTTAGATTTAATTATGAGTCAAGATAGTAAACAAACGTTTATTACAAGAAGTCAAATTATCCGTTCAATGCGTAACTATTTAGATAGCAATGGTTACCTAGAAGTAGAAACCCCAATGATGCATTCCATTGCTGGCGGAGCAGCAGCTCGACCATTTATCACCCATCATAATGCTCTGGATATGGAGTTATATATGCGAATTGCCATTGAACTCCATTTAAAACGACTAATTGTTGGCGGAATTGAAAAGGTTTATGAAATCGGCCGTGTATTTCGTAATGAAGGGGTCTCAACTAGACATAATCCGGAATTTACGATGATTGAACTTTATGAGGCTTATGCAGATTATCAGGACATTATGTCATTGACTGAAAATTTAATAGCCCATGTCGCCCAAGAAGTATTAGGAACGACCACCGTTCAATACGGTGAGTATGAAGTAGACTTAAAACCTCAATGGAAACGACTGCATATGGTTGACGCTATTAAAGAATATACCGGTGTTGATTTCTGGGGAGTTACGACTACTGAAGAAGCGAGAAAACTTGCTAATGAAAATGGAATCGAAATTAAAGATGCTATGGAATATGGTCATATTGTCAATGAATTCTTTGAACAAAGAGTAGAAGAAAAGTTGATTCAGCCGACATTTATCTTTGGGCATCCAGTTGAAATTTCACCTCTTGCAAAGAAAAATCCAGAAGATCCACGTTTTACGGACCGTTTTGAATTATTCATTGTTGCACGAGAGCATGCAAATGCATTTACTGAGTTAAATGATCCAATTGATCAACGTGAACGTTTTGAAGCTCAGTTAAAAGAGCGTGAACTAGGAAATGATGAAGCCCATGAAATGGATGAAGACTTTGTTGAGGCGCTTGAATATGGAATGCCTCCTACAGGTGGACTTGGAATTGGAATTGATCGTTTAGTTATGTTACTTACAAATTCACCTTCTATCCGTGATGTCTTGCTATTTCCATTGATGCGACATAAATAA
- the folK gene encoding 2-amino-4-hydroxy-6-hydroxymethyldihydropteridine diphosphokinase: MNQAYISLGSNIGNRSNYLKEALEALATTYPIELVNVSSIYETVPVGYTEQDLFLNMVAQLKTELSAFELLDACLDTEKKLGRKREIHWGPRTIDLDILLFNEENIKTEKLVIPHPRMFERSFVVIPLLEISPDTIIPSQNKPLSKIVDELTDKEGVQIWKEKNGEDVFALFEN, translated from the coding sequence ATGAATCAAGCGTATATTTCGTTAGGTTCAAATATTGGTAATCGATCCAATTATTTAAAGGAAGCCTTAGAAGCTTTAGCTACTACATACCCAATAGAGTTGGTAAATGTATCCTCCATTTATGAAACGGTCCCAGTAGGGTATACGGAACAGGATTTGTTTTTAAACATGGTAGCCCAGTTAAAGACAGAGTTATCAGCGTTTGAACTTTTAGATGCCTGTTTAGATACCGAGAAAAAGCTAGGTAGAAAAAGGGAAATCCATTGGGGGCCCCGAACAATAGACCTTGACATTTTATTGTTTAATGAAGAAAATATTAAAACTGAGAAACTTGTTATTCCTCATCCCCGTATGTTTGAACGATCATTTGTTGTTATTCCATTACTGGAGATCAGTCCGGATACGATCATTCCATCGCAGAATAAGCCATTAAGTAAGATCGTCGATGAGTTAACTGATAAAGAAGGGGTTCAAATATGGAAAGAGAAAAATGGGGAAGACGTATTCGCGCTTTTCGAAAACTAA
- a CDS encoding helix-turn-helix transcriptional regulator: MEREKWGRRIRAFRKLKGFTQESFARELGVSVSMLGEIERGNRLPTFALIEKMSSLLGISIDELRPI, from the coding sequence ATGGAAAGAGAAAAATGGGGAAGACGTATTCGCGCTTTTCGAAAACTAAAGGGATTTACTCAGGAAAGTTTTGCAAGAGAGCTGGGTGTCTCGGTTTCGATGTTAGGTGAAATAGAAAGAGGAAATCGACTGCCTACGTTTGCGTTGATCGAAAAAATGTCCAGCTTACTTGGGATCAGTATAGATGAATTAAGGCCAATCTAG
- the dusB gene encoding tRNA dihydrouridine synthase DusB, producing the protein MLKIGNIEMKNPVVLAPMAGVCNAAFRLTVKEFGAGLVCAEMVSDKGILYKNEKTLNMLFIDEREKPLSLQIFGGEKETLVEAAKFVDKNTNADIIDINMGCPVPKITKVDAGAKWLLDPNKIYEMVSAVVDAVEKPVTVKMRMGWDENHIYAIQNALAVERAGGKAVALHGRTRVQMYEGTSNWDIIREVKQSVNIPIIGNGDVATPQDAKRMLEETGCDGVMIGRAALGNPWMIYRTVKYLETGELMGEPSSQEKIDVCMLHLDRLIDLKNEKVAVREMRKHAAWYLKGIKGSGRIRNAINECDTRDGLASLLYGLVENVEEVETQTQVG; encoded by the coding sequence ATGCTAAAAATAGGCAATATTGAAATGAAAAATCCTGTCGTATTAGCTCCAATGGCAGGAGTTTGTAATGCTGCTTTCCGTTTAACGGTTAAAGAGTTTGGGGCCGGTCTTGTTTGTGCGGAAATGGTAAGTGATAAAGGAATTTTATATAAGAACGAAAAGACATTGAATATGTTGTTTATAGATGAGCGAGAAAAGCCGTTAAGCCTGCAAATCTTCGGCGGAGAAAAAGAAACATTAGTTGAAGCGGCTAAATTTGTAGATAAAAATACAAATGCAGATATTATTGATATCAATATGGGGTGTCCTGTACCGAAAATTACAAAGGTTGATGCAGGGGCTAAGTGGCTTTTAGATCCTAATAAAATTTACGAAATGGTTTCTGCTGTTGTAGATGCAGTCGAGAAACCTGTAACAGTCAAAATGAGAATGGGTTGGGATGAAAACCATATCTATGCTATTCAAAATGCACTAGCAGTTGAGCGGGCAGGTGGAAAAGCGGTTGCTCTTCATGGACGTACACGGGTACAAATGTATGAAGGGACATCAAACTGGGATATCATCCGTGAAGTAAAACAATCTGTGAACATCCCGATTATTGGCAATGGGGATGTTGCTACACCTCAAGATGCTAAAAGGATGCTTGAGGAAACTGGTTGTGATGGGGTTATGATCGGTCGGGCTGCATTAGGAAATCCATGGATGATTTATCGTACTGTTAAATATTTAGAAACAGGTGAATTAATGGGTGAGCCATCCTCCCAGGAAAAAATTGATGTCTGCATGCTTCACCTTGATCGTCTTATTGATTTAAAAAATGAAAAAGTCGCCGTAAGGGAAATGCGAAAACATGCAGCATGGTATTTAAAAGGAATTAAAGGAAGTGGCCGTATTCGAAATGCAATTAATGAGTGCGATACAAGAGACGGGCTCGCTTCCCTGTTATATGGATTAGTTGAGAATGTTGAGGAAGTAGAAACCCAAACTCAGGTTGGTTAA